One genomic window of Elaeis guineensis isolate ETL-2024a chromosome 2, EG11, whole genome shotgun sequence includes the following:
- the LOC105058649 gene encoding uncharacterized protein, translating to MDRRTALAVTLLCLVLAPSGAQAPAGAPTTTPAASSPTISAAAPTSPPTTHAPAAAPTTKPSIPAPSTAPTIPAPSTAPTSSPPAAPVTTPPAKAPATVPPPTSAPVSSPPAMVPVSSPPTTLPPTLSPPAPVPVAATPTPAAAPPKPAEVPAPAPSKSKKKGASQSKTPAAAPEGAVSPGPNSAASDTTSGAESVRKMMGGLTLGLLIATGMFVI from the exons ATGGATCGGCGCACCGCCCTCGCCGTCACGCTCCTCTGCCTCGTCCTCGCCCCCTCTGGCGCCCAGGCCCCCGCGGGCGCCCCTACCACCACACCCGCCGCCTCCTCTCCCACCATTTCGGCCGCCGCCCCCACTTCCCCGCCCACCACCCACGCCCCCGCCGCCGCCCCCACCACCAAGCCCAGCATTCCTGCCCCCTCCACCGCCCCCACCATCCCCGCCCCCTCCACCGCGCCCACCTCCTCCCCTCCTGCCGCCCCGGTGACCACCCCTCCCGCTAAGGCGCCGGCCACCGTGCCCCCTCCGACTTCGGCCCCGGTCTCTTCTCCCCCGGCGATGGTGCCCGTGAGCTCTCCCCCGACGACGCTTCCACCCACATTGTCTCCCCCCGCACCGGTCCCGGTCGCCGCCACTCCGACGCCGGCTGCTGCTCCACCGAAGCCCGCCGAGGTGCCTGCGCCGGCTCCGAGTAAGAGCAAGAAGAAGGGCGCCAGCCAGTCGAAGACGCCCGCCGCCGCTCCCGAGGGCGCCGTCTCCCCCGGACCCAATAGCGCAGCCTCCGACACTACG AGTGGAGCGGAGAGTGTGAGGAAGATGATGGGAGGACTGACCTTGGGGCTGCTGATCGCCACTGGCATGTTTGTGATCTAA